A stretch of Telopea speciosissima isolate NSW1024214 ecotype Mountain lineage chromosome 11, Tspe_v1, whole genome shotgun sequence DNA encodes these proteins:
- the LOC122646769 gene encoding 3-ketoacyl-CoA synthase 6-like: MPPTLPNFSNSVKLKYVKRGYQYLINHLLTFLLIPFMAMILLEILRIGPVEILKLLSSLQFHQFQVLCSLFLIIFIFTIYFISKPRSIYLLDYSCFKPPTIYRVPFATFVEHAKIVLKDNPKSIEFQMRILGRSGLGEETCLPPTIHFIPPNPTMEAARDEAELVIFSAIDNLFNKTGIKARNIDILVVNCSLFSPTPSLSAMVMNKYKMRSNIRSFNLSGMGCSAGLLSIDLARDLLQVHPNSYALVVSTEIITPSSYKGNNRAMLLPNCLFRMGSAAILLSNHRKDSWCAKYRLVHLIRTHKGSEDKAYRCVFQEEDPQGHVGISLSKDLMEIAGEALKSNIRTLGPLVLPATEQLLFLFTLIGKKLFNPKWKPYIPDFKLAFEHFCIHAGGRAVIDELQKNLQLSAEHVEASRMALHRFGNTSSSSLWYELAYIEAKGRMKKGDRVWQIAFGSGFKCNSAVWKCNRTIKVSTDGPWIDCIDRYPVHIPEIVKL; encoded by the exons ATGCCACCAACATTGCCCAATTTCTCCAATTCAGTGAAGCTAAAGTATGTAAAAAGAGGCTACCAGTACCTAATCAATCACCTTCTAACCTTCCTTCTCATCCCTTTCATGGCTATGATCCTTCTTGAAATCCTCCGAATTGGCCCAGTTGAGATCCTCAAACTCTTATCCTCTCTCCAATTCCACCAATTCCAAGTCCTCTGTTCActcttcctcatcatcttcatcttcaccaTCTACTTCATATCAAAGCCTCGTTCCATTTACCTTCTCGACTACTCTTGTTTCAAACCACCTACCATCTACCGTGTCCCTTTTGCAACTTTCGTCGAACACGCAAAAATCGTTCTCAAAGATAACCCCAAAAGCATCGAATTCCAAATGCGGATCCTCGGACGATCCGGACTCGGTGAGGAAACGTGTCTCCCACCCACTATCCATTTTATCCCTCCAAATCCAACCATGGAAGCTGCAAGAGATGAAGCTGAGTTAGTCATCTTCTCTGCTATTGATAATCTCTTCAATAAGACCGGAATTAAGGCGAGGAACATCGATATACTCGTCGTGAATTGCAGTTTGTTTTCGCCTACGCCATCGTTATCAGCCATGGTGATGAATAAGTATAAGATGAGAAGCAACATTAGGAGCTTCAATTTATCTGGAATGGGTTGCAGTGCTGGACTTTTGTCTATTGATCTTGCTCGTGATCTTCTTCAGGTTCACCCAAATTCTTATGCTTTGGTGGTGAGCACTGAGATCATAACCCCTAGTTCTTACAAAGGGAATAACAGAGCTATGCTTCTCCCCAATTGTTTGTTTCGTATGGGGAGCGCTGCGATCCTTCTCTCGAACCATAGGAAGGATTCCTGGTGTGCCAAGTACCGGCTCGTCCACTTGATCCGAACCCACAAG GGATCCGAGGACAAGGCTTACCGGTGTGTGTTCCAAGAGGAGGATCCACAGGGTCACGTTGGGATCTCACTATCTAAGGATCTCATGGAGATTGCCGGAGAAGCACTAAAGTCGAACATCAGGACATTGGGGCCGTTGGTGTTGCCGGCAACGGAGCAACTATTATTCCTCTTCACACTCATCGGAAAAAAGCTGTTTAACCCAAAATGGAAGCCTTATATACCTGATTTCAAGCTAGCATTTGAGCACTTCTGTATCCATGCCGGAGGGAGAGCTGTGATTGATGAGTTGCAGAAGAACTTGCAGTTGTCGGCGGAACATGTTGAGGCGTCGAGAATGGCGTTACATCGGTTTGGGAacacatcttcttcttctctttggtatgagtTGGCTTATATTGAAGCTAAGGGGAGGATGAAGAAGGGTGATAGGGTTTGGCAGATCGCGTTTGGAAGTGGGTTTAAGTGTAACAGTGCTGTTTGGAAGTGCAATCGCACCATTAAAGTGTCTACCGATGGTCCATGGATTGATTGCATAGATAGGTACCCTGTGCACATCCCTGAAATTGTCAAGCTATAG